In Candidatus Brocadia sp., the sequence AGGATCAGAAGTATCAAATATTGGTTATTTTGTTGTTGTTGGCCCCATCATTGCCTTGTGCATTAAATCCATCATTTTTTGACACATATCCATCATGGATTTTTGGTGTTCCAATTGTTTGGACATCATCTGATGGCACATTTCCATCATTTGTTTCCTATCTTCAGGGCTCATTTTCTCCATCATTTTCATACACTTTTCCATCATTGGCGTCATACCACCCATCATGGGCATCATACCCATTGGCATCATACCACCCATCATAGGCATTGTACCCATCTGCATACCCATTGGCATCGGACAATACATCATGGGCATCATGCCACCCATCATCGGCATCATACCACCCATCATGGGCATCATACTCATCGGCATCGGACATTCCGTCGTTTCATGCATCTTGCTTTCTTTTTCCTTCATTTGTGCCGTTGCGTTCAATGTGTAAACGAAAGAGATGATGGTACAAATTATTACTCCTTTTACTATTTCTTTTATTACCTTCATGTTTTCCTCCTCCATTTAAGAGAAAATAACTACAACCATGTTTCAAAGTACTTGAACGTTCTAATCCTCTTCCATAAGTATCAGGAACCAAAATACCTTAAAAACAAAAAAGCCTTACTGCCAAAATATTCATTGAAACATCTTCGGCAGTAAGGCTGTCTTTCTCAAAAGCAAGCTGTCTTTTTCTACGTTCCTGTAAGTTTGAAGACCCTTTACTTTGCGTCCCCCGATTGCTCAGGGTTTGCCTTTATCGTAATGTTTATCTATTTTTGATAATTATTAGCCTATGCTATGAATAGTAGTTGTGTAGTTGCTGCAGTTTTTTCCTCTCCCTGTTTAATAAACTCTGCAACCGCATCTCTCACTACCGCAGCAATGGTCGTTCTATTCTCTTTTGCTTTTTTTTAACTTTCTCAATACATCCTCAGGTAAATACATCTGTGTTCTCTTAAGTTCGGACATATACAATCCTCCTATGATGTGATGTATAGAATATACATCATTATAATGATTGTCAGGTAAATAATATTCGAAAAGATCGGATAATGAGAGCTTCGTATTGAAAAACGGTCTGCATTCAGCTATAGTAAATAACGTTTGTGTATAGGCAAACATGAATATCTTTTTCAAAAAACCAAACTGTTACAACTGTTATAAAAACAAAAATTCATAAATGAAGTCCGAACAAAAAACATGAGCATGAGTAAGTTTGCCATGAGCCACGAGGTTGTCATTCGCCTCGGGTTCTTTTTTGGTGTCTTAGCGGTTATGTACCTGTGGGAATTGGTAGCGCCCAGGCGAATACCTAAGGTCTCGAAGATGCTTCGCTGGATTAACAATCTCGGGATTGTGTCCCTGAACAGCTTCCTGTTGCGCATCATCTTTCCCACTGCAGCAGTGGCTATGGCAGTATTTGCTCGGGAACATGGATGGGGTCTTTTCAATTACGTCCATGTACCGTATTCAATCGTTGTTGCAGCATCAGTGGTTATCATGGACTTCGCCATCTACCTGCAGCACGTGATGTTCCATGCACTCCCCGTCTTTTGGCGGATGCATCGCATGCATCATGCTGACCTGGACTTCGATGTCACCACCGGTGTGCGGTTTCATCCTTTTGAAATCATACTCTCCATGCTGATCAAGTTTGCAGTAATTGCAGTGCTGGGTCCCCCCGTGCTGGCGATTGTCGCATTTGAGGTGGTATTAAACGCAACGTCCATGTTCAACCACGGTAACGTACGCATGTTGCGCAGCATAGACCGTGTGCTTCGGTGTTTCATGGTAACACCTGACATGCACCGTGTGCACCACTCGATGGAGGACTACGAGACCAACAGTAACTTCGGTTTCAACCTGCCATGGTGGGACCGATTGTTAGGTACCTACCGGGCCCAGCCTCGCATGGGTCACGAAGGTATGACCATCGGTCTCCGGGATTTCCGGGACAGAAAACGCTGTGTAACTCTGCCTGGTATGCTGGCGATTCCCTTTATTGGTAAGATTACGGGCTATGCAATCACAAGTCGCAAATGGGAGAAACCCAACGAAGACCGTTAACCACCTTCATTCACTTTTTGGAATTTCAATCGGCGGATTTGGCGCGCTCATAAAACCTTGACATTGTTTTGACTATTACATAGGAATCGGCAAATGGTCTCCGAATTTTATTAGTC encodes:
- a CDS encoding sterol desaturase family protein; translation: MSMSKFAMSHEVVIRLGFFFGVLAVMYLWELVAPRRIPKVSKMLRWINNLGIVSLNSFLLRIIFPTAAVAMAVFAREHGWGLFNYVHVPYSIVVAASVVIMDFAIYLQHVMFHALPVFWRMHRMHHADLDFDVTTGVRFHPFEIILSMLIKFAVIAVLGPPVLAIVAFEVVLNATSMFNHGNVRMLRSIDRVLRCFMVTPDMHRVHHSMEDYETNSNFGFNLPWWDRLLGTYRAQPRMGHEGMTIGLRDFRDRKRCVTLPGMLAIPFIGKITGYAITSRKWEKPNEDR